A stretch of bacterium DNA encodes these proteins:
- a CDS encoding prolipoprotein diacylglyceryl transferase, whose amino-acid sequence MYPVFLRDIPNPFTGETFDIRWYGVWFTVAILVGLVIFARRGKRMLGLPFDDVLLLSVIVIVAGLFGAKLLTVFLQLDYFWADPLGFLFGRSNISITGGLLGGGLALWLISRRKEGIGFLGVADALAGALPLAQALGRQACFSAGCCYGKPTHAWWGVTFTHPDSVCGLKGVPLIPTQLLESGLSLLLFLGIIAFEKFAKKRRQGATFLVYGFGYGAIRFVMDFLRGDKQAFWLGLTTNQWAVVVGFVLLGLAWWRLLPKASPAVEVYTDPPARRIFKTRIKKVGRG is encoded by the coding sequence ATGTACCCCGTTTTTCTCCGCGACATACCCAACCCGTTCACCGGCGAGACCTTCGATATCCGGTGGTACGGCGTCTGGTTCACGGTGGCGATCCTCGTCGGCCTCGTCATCTTCGCCCGGCGCGGCAAGCGCATGCTCGGTCTGCCCTTCGACGACGTCCTCCTCCTGTCGGTGATCGTCATCGTAGCCGGTCTTTTCGGGGCCAAGCTGCTCACGGTCTTCCTCCAGTTGGACTATTTCTGGGCCGATCCCCTGGGTTTCCTCTTCGGTCGGAGCAACATCAGCATCACCGGCGGCCTGTTGGGAGGCGGTCTGGCGCTCTGGTTGATTTCCCGTCGTAAAGAGGGAATCGGGTTCCTCGGGGTGGCCGATGCCCTGGCCGGGGCCTTGCCTTTGGCCCAGGCTCTGGGGCGCCAGGCCTGCTTTTCCGCCGGGTGCTGCTACGGCAAACCCACCCACGCCTGGTGGGGCGTCACCTTCACCCACCCGGATTCGGTCTGCGGGCTGAAGGGCGTCCCGCTGATCCCGACCCAGCTCCTGGAGTCGGGACTGAGCCTGCTTCTGTTTTTAGGGATAATCGCTTTCGAGAAATTTGCGAAGAAAAGGCGCCAGGGGGCGACCTTCCTCGTGTACGGCTTTGGCTACGGGGCAATCCGCTTCGTGATGGACTTCCTCCGGGGCGACAAACAGGCCTTCTGGCTGGGGTTGACGACGAACCAGTGGGCGGTCGTCGTCGGCTTCGTGCTGCTGGGGCTGGCCTGGTGGCGTCTCTTGCCGAAAGCCTCCCCGGCGGTAGAGGTTTATACGGACCCGCCGGCGCGGAGGATTTTCAAGACGAGGATAAAGAAGGTGGGCCGCGGCTAG